One genomic window of Daphnia pulex isolate KAP4 chromosome 12, ASM2113471v1 includes the following:
- the LOC124209878 gene encoding uncharacterized protein LOC124209878 has protein sequence MQFQRLNRTLAFTPGVENKVRDKLLAYFNFIHGKTAANMMTRCMGALFTNSMAGDLNWNGLAREGVAKGKFGNSESQKLIHLAVNRRFPQASKFEMEKGSKDFLRHAPARVKQTAARAEKEEAAMVAHAADVAAGARHPLDHSYDNVESNNY, from the exons ATGCAATTCCAGAGACTCAACAGGACTTTAGCATTTACTCCAGGTGTAGAGAACAAAGTTCGAGACAAACTG CTGGCTTACTTCAATTTTATTCATGGGAAAACTGCTGCTAATATGATGACTCGTTGCATGGGTGCACTATTCACTAATTCTATGGCTGGAGATTTGAACTGGAACGGATTAGCTCGGGAAGGTGtagcaaaaggaaaatttggcAATTCAGAAAGCCAAAAACTAATTCACC ttgcTGTCAACCGGCGATTCCCACAAGCTTCAAAGTTTGAAATGGAGAAGGGCTCCAAGGATTTTCTCCGACACGCCCCAGCGCGCGTCAAGCAAACTGCAGCCAGAGCTGAGAAAGAGGAAGCAGCTATGGTTGCACATGCTGCTGATGTTGCAGCCGGTGCACGTCATCCCTTGGATCACAGTTACGATAATGTTGAAAGTAATAACTACTAG